Part of the Chloroflexota bacterium genome, TCGCGCCGTGCGCGCCGCGCTGGTAGATACGCTGCAAGCCCTGGCTGAAGGCGGCATGGCCGAATCTGTTTTGGGGCTGCTCACCCGTTGGGGCGATGAACCCGCCCCCAATATTTGGGTGATTACCCGCTCGTTGAGCTATGCCTGGGCGGCAGAGTATCCTCAGGGCGTAGCGTCTATTCTTCGGGCGCTGCAATCCACCCCCGGCAGCGAAAAGCCGATCCGTCAAACTTTGGATGCGCTGGCGCGCCACGGGGCGCAAATCGAAATATAAAAGAGACTTCCATGACCCAAACTATCCTCAAAGACCTGGGTGGCGGACTAATTTTGCGCCGCGCCACTCCCGCTGATACCGACGCGCTGGCGAAATTCAATGCCACCGTCCACAGCGACGACGGCCCCGACAAGCGCGATGAGCGCATTGGCGCCTGGGTACGTGACCTGATGACCCAGCCGCACCCCACCACATCGGCGGCTGATTTTATAATTGTCGAAGATACGCAGACAAAAAAGATCGTCTCCTCGATGAACCTGATTCCACAAACCTGGAGCTACGCGGGCATCGAATTTGGCGTCGGGCGGCCCGAATTGGTTGGCACTGATCCCGAGTATCGCCGCCGCGGGCTGGTACGCGAGCAATTTGATGTCATCCATCAATGGAGCGCGGCGCGCGGCCACAAATTACAGATCATCACCGGGATTCCATATTATTATCGCCAGTTTGGCTACGAGATGGGGCTGGCGCTGGATGGCGGGCGCGTGGGGTATATTCCGCATATTCCCAAATTAAAGGATGACGAAGAAGAAGCCTACTGCCTACGCCCGGCTGAGGCGCGCGATATTGCATTTATCACGGAACTGTATTCAGCCAGAGCACAACGGCAACTTTTGCATTGTGAGCGGAATGAAGACACAATGCAATATGAGCTTTTTGGAAAGAGCGAAAAAAATGTCAACCGCATTGAAACACGCATCATCGAGAATCAGGCGGGCGAGGCCGCGGGTTATTTAATGCACCCACCTTTTTTATGGGGCCCAACCCTGACCGTGCGGGAGTTTGAGCTTGTCGCTGGCCTTTCATGGCTGGCGATTGCCCCCAGTGTGCTGCGCTATCTGAAAACCACCGGCGAAGCCTATGCTGCTGAAAAAGAAGAACAGGAATTTCAGGCCTTCGCCATGTGGATGGGCGTTGAGCATCCAATTTACGAGGCCATCAGCGATTTGCTGCCGCGGGTGCGCGATCCCTATGCCTATTATGTGCGCGTGGCCGATTTGCCAGACTTTTTGTTGCATATTGCTCCGGCGCTAGAAGCGCGGCTGGCAAAATCAGTATTGGCGGGACACAGCGGCGAGCTGAAATTGAATTTCTTCAAAAATGGGGTGAAGCTGACTTTCGAGCAAGGCCAGATCAAGGCCGTCGAAAGCTACGCCCCTGAAAAAACCGAAGACGGCGATGCGCTCTTCCCCGATCTAACCTTCTTGCGGGTATTATTCGGTTATAACTCGTTTTGGGATATCGAGAAGCTGTTCGCCGATTGCTATGTGCGCAACAACGCGGCGCGCGCCCTGGTGCCAATTCTGTTCCCCAAGCAGGCATCCAATGTGTGGGGACTAGCCTAAGCAACAAAAAAAGGGTCTCGGCGGTAAAACTACCGAGACCCTTTTTTTATTGTTATTTCTCGTAAACGGGAGTCAGCCACTCACGGTAGGCGGGCAAATCACCATGCACCACATCAGAGAAAACGGCGCGCAATTTTTCTGCGATTGGCCCCATCACGCCAGAACCAATCGGACGATGATCCACTTTTGTGATCGCAGTTACTTGGGCTGCTGTGCCGGTGAAGAAAAGTTCATCGCAAATATAGACTTCCGTGCGGTCAATCGAGCGTTCGACCACCTTCAGGCCGAGTTCTTTTTCAGCCAGTTCCATCACCGAGCGGCGGGTAATGCCTTCGAGGACGTTATCCGTCACCGGGGGGGTGTAGATCACGCCATCGCGCACCATAAACAAATTCATGGCGCTGCCTTCTGAAACATGACCATCTTGCGATAATACCAGCGCCTCATCAAACCCGGCGCGCACGGCATCGGTTTTGATCAGCGCCGAGTTGGCATAAGCCCCCGAGATTTTGCCGCGGGCAGGGATCACATTATCATCCACGCGCCGCCACGATGAAAACGTCACATGGGCGTTGGTATCATTGGCAACGTACAAACCAAAAGGAATAGACACCATGCTGATCTCGTCGGTCAGGCCGTGCAATTTCACACCAATAATTTCGTCAGCTTTGTACAGCAAGGGGCGCAGGTACACATCTTCGCGGTAACTTTCGGCGCGCAGCAAATCTTTGGCCACCTGTGTCAGCGTTTCGGGGGTATGCTCCAGTTCTGCACAAAGATATTTACCCGAATTCAGCAGTCGTAGAAAATGCTCGCGCGGACGGAAAAGAAAGAGCTGTTCTTCTTTTTCATTCCAATAACCGCGCAAACCGCCAAAAGCAGCGGTACCGTAATTCAACGCGTGTGTGAGAATACCAATTTTTGCTTCACCATATGGGACGATCTTACCTTCAAAATATGCGTAATTGGGTAATGCCACGTTCAAGCCTCCTNNNNNNNNNNNNNNNNNNNNNNNNNNNNNNNNNNNNNNNNNNNNNNNNNNNNNNNNNNNNNNNNNNNNNNNNNNNNNNNNNNNNNNNNNNNNNNNNNNNNTTGAATCATATTGACCTCAATGAACTACGTTTTTTTAGCGGCAGCTCGCATCCGGAGTTAGCCGCCGATATTGCCCGGCATGTTGGCGTGCCGCTGGACGACACGCATGTCAGTCGTTTTAGCAATGATAATTTATATATTCAGCTCGGTGCCAGCGTGCGTTCGCGCAACGTCTACATTGTGCAAACCCTCAGCCCGCCGGTCAATGATCATCTGGTTGAGTTGTTGATGATGCTCGATATTGCCAAAGGCGCTTCGGCGCGCGAAATTCACGCCATCATTCCTTATTTTTCCTTTGCTCGCTCCGATAAGAAGGACGCACCGCGCATTTCGATCACCGCGCGCCTGATTGCCGATTTGCTGCACACTGCCGGGGCCACGCATGTGATGACGATGATGCTGCACTCCCCTCAGGTGCATGGCTTCTTCCCCGTTCCCACCGACCCACTCAGCAGTCGTCCGGTGCTGATGCACTACTTCCGGCAAAAAGACCTTTCGGATACCATCGTCATCGCCGGAGATATGGGCACGGCCAAATCGGCCGCGCGCTTTGCCAAAAACCTGGGGCTGTCGATGGCCGCCGGGAATAAAGAGCGCATTTCAGATTCACAAGTTGCCTTTACCGGTATTGTGGGCAAACAACTTAGCGGGCATAAAAAAGCCCTGATCTATGATGACGAAATCTCCACCGGCGGCACAATCTTGGAGCTATCGAAACATCTGATCGAAAATGGCATTGAAGAAATCTGGCTGGCCTGCACACACGGTGTTTTCGTGCGCGGCGGATTAGATAAACTGGCCGCGGTTTCTGAAATTACCGATATTGTGATCACCGATACCGTGCCAATCCCCAAAGAAAACCGGCCCCAAAAGCTGACCGTACTCCCTGTAGGGCATATCTTTGGTGAAGCGATCCGTTACAACTATATGCGCGAATCCATCGGCGATCTTTTTGTTTACGGGGACGATAACGCGTAAAAAGCAGCCTTTTTGGATACTACCCAAAACAAGGGTGTATGTTGTAGAGCTACATACACCCTTGTTTTAATTTTGTTACTTTTTTGCGCGCCACAGCGACTAAACAGATGAACAGCCTTAATCCAAAAGGAGCGCAAAATGAACGATCTTGAACTTTCCCCCCAGGCAAATGTAGAAACCACCACGGTTGTGGAAACGGTAGAAATTGAGAGCATCCAGGAAGCCGCCCACGAACCCGGTACACGCATCGAAGAGACCCAAAACTTCACTGAGGCTGAAGCCGTTGAAAGCACGCTAACCGCGGCAATTGCCGAAAGTGAAACCGCAACCCTCAGCCCACCCGAAATGGCGGGTACTCCACAAGAAAGCCCCAAGATTGCCCAGGACCCGCTGACTGGCAAAAGCTATGGCGGTGAGCAGAGTAATCCATCGGGCGGCAGTTCATCCGACAGCGATACGATGCTGGAAACAACTACGGATGGCGAAGGCCGCGTCCAGACCCAAAGCGGCGCTGTGACAGCCGCCGCCAAAGATTCCGGCCAGCCTGCTGAACAAGTTCCCGCCAGCGAAATTGATGGCAATGATCCGGTTTATCGATTTGATGGGGAAACGCCGGTGACCACGGGAGCAGTTGGTAAGGAGAATACCCCCGGTGATAAAGTGGGTAAAGATTTTGACCCCCAGCGTCTCGGCCCCGAAAATTTGCCGCAACAAGGAAAATTACCCGTGGGAATGGGCAAAGATGGCGCACTCTACCCCGGTGGCGGCAAAAATTTGCCGGGCAGCGGTCAGGGAAAAATGCCCCAGGGCAGCAAAACTAACGGCGGTGGGCCACCCGTCGGCAATTACGGATCCGGATCGAAGGGCAAAGGCAAATCCAAGTATTGGGGTGAGGTGGACGGCAATCACGTTGAGGGCAGCTCAAACCAAAGTTGCCAGCGCGAAGCAGTGCGAGTGAGCAAATACAGCGAAGTTTCGAAAGATGGCAACATCATTGTCGAATGTGAAGACGGCTCTCAGTATCAGCTCTATTGGGAAGATTACGGGGATATTGAAGTTTCCAAACGCGGCATGACGCTGGATGGCGATCAGCCCGTACCTTACACAGGTGTCTGGAGCAGTGGCGAAGACCCCGACCCCAAAACCCCAATCGGCGGCCTGGATCGGGAATCCGGCAAAGTTCACCCGGTGCTGGCAGGCGGCCATGCAAAGAGCGGCGGCAAAACCCCCGGCGATAAAGATGGCGACGATGACTCCGGCCACTTCCTGGGCGATCCCAACCTGAGCGGCAGCGACGACTACGTTCCCCCGCCCGATGACGACATCCCCTATCACCAACTCAATCAACTCGGCGCAACGCAGAAATAGCCCCATCAAAAAACTCCCGAATACACTAATATTCGGGAGTTTTTTTGATGCACTTTCTATCAGGATGGCCCCAATGATACGACCACAGCTCGATCTTCCTGAAGATAGGCTTGCGCCGCCTGGCGGACTCGCTCGCGCGTGACTCCGTTGATGCGGGCGATGGCTGCCTCGAAGGGTTCCACTTCATGTAACAGGGCTTCAATCCCGAAGATGCCTGCCACCGAAAGATTGGTCTCAAAACGGCGCGCCAGCTTCCCGGCGTAGTTCCCCTGGGCCGCGGCTATTTCATCGAGCGCAATGCCTGCCTCGATGATTTCCACCCACAGATCGAAAATCGCATCCTGCACGGTAGTTGCCTGTTCCGGGGCGCAAACCGCCTGAACCGCCAGATACCCTGCATCTTCATACACCGATGAAACCGCGTTGACTGAATACACCAATCCCAACTCGTCGCGCAAGCGCCGGTATAGATGCCCGCTGGCCCCCATGCCCAGAGCCAGCTCGATAATTTTCAACGCGCTGCGGTCGGGGTGTTTCAGCCCCCCCGTGGGCACGCCAACGAGTAAATAATTGCGCCCGGTGTTGCGTGAAATCTGTGCACCACGCGATCCACGCGGGGTTTCGGGCAGGGCTTCCGGGGGTTGCGCTGGCCCCGCGGGAAGTTCATCAAAGGCTTCGGCGACCAAAGATTGGGCCTGGGGACCGTCAATATCGCCGCAAATAACCAAAACCGCATTGCCGCCCACAAATCGCTGGCGATAAAATTTTTCTACGTGGGGTAATTCCAGCGCGGCGAGTCCCCGCGGGGTGCCAAGTACCGGCCTGCCAAAGGGATGCTCCGCCCCCCAAAGTTGTTGTTGAAAATGATCGTAAAGCACGCTGCTGCGGTCGCGGGCTTGTTCAATTTCCCCGGCGATAACCAACTTCTCGGCGAGAAAATTGGCCGACGAAAACTCTGGCCGTAATACCAACTCCGAGAGCAGAGTCAACGCTAGGGGCAGATCGTTCCCCATCGTGACGGTGAACAACCCCAGGTATTCGCGTGTTGTCTGGG contains:
- a CDS encoding GNAT family N-acetyltransferase, producing the protein MTQTILKDLGGGLILRRATPADTDALAKFNATVHSDDGPDKRDERIGAWVRDLMTQPHPTTSAADFIIVEDTQTKKIVSSMNLIPQTWSYAGIEFGVGRPELVGTDPEYRRRGLVREQFDVIHQWSAARGHKLQIITGIPYYYRQFGYEMGLALDGGRVGYIPHIPKLKDDEEEAYCLRPAEARDIAFITELYSARAQRQLLHCERNEDTMQYELFGKSEKNVNRIETRIIENQAGEAAGYLMHPPFLWGPTLTVREFELVAGLSWLAIAPSVLRYLKTTGEAYAAEKEEQEFQAFAMWMGVEHPIYEAISDLLPRVRDPYAYYVRVADLPDFLLHIAPALEARLAKSVLAGHSGELKLNFFKNGVKLTFEQGQIKAVESYAPEKTEDGDALFPDLTFLRVLFGYNSFWDIEKLFADCYVRNNAARALVPILFPKQASNVWGLA
- a CDS encoding branched-chain amino acid transaminase; the protein is MALPNYAYFEGKIVPYGEAKIGILTHALNYGTAAFGGLRGYWNEKEEQLFLFRPREHFLRLLNSGKYLCAELEHTPETLTQVAKDLLRAESYREDVYLRPLLYKADEIIGVKLHGLTDEISMVSIPFGLYVANDTNAHVTFSSWRRVDDNVIPARGKISGAYANSALIKTDAVRAGFDEALVLSQDGHVSEGSAMNLFMVRDGVIYTPPVTDNVLEGITRRSVMELAEKELGLKVVERSIDRTEVYICDELFFTGTAAQVTAITKVDHRPIGSGVMGPIAEKLRAVFSDVVHGDLPAYREWLTPVYEK
- a CDS encoding ribose-phosphate pyrophosphokinase — protein: MDLNELRFFSGSSHPELAADIARHVGVPLDDTHVSRFSNDNLYIQLGASVRSRNVYIVQTLSPPVNDHLVELLMMLDIAKGASAREIHAIIPYFSFARSDKKDAPRISITARLIADLLHTAGATHVMTMMLHSPQVHGFFPVPTDPLSSRPVLMHYFRQKDLSDTIVIAGDMGTAKSAARFAKNLGLSMAAGNKERISDSQVAFTGIVGKQLSGHKKALIYDDEISTGGTILELSKHLIENGIEEIWLACTHGVFVRGGLDKLAAVSEITDIVITDTVPIPKENRPQKLTVLPVGHIFGEAIRYNYMRESIGDLFVYGDDNA
- a CDS encoding insulinase family protein, which codes for MNLRQSIRPNGLRLIVIPRLGTRTVAARFFVRAGSRYDGVQPGLAHFTEHLLFRGQTKFFADIEARGGELNAQTTREYLGLFTVTMGNDLPLALTLLSELVLRPEFSSANFLAEKLVIAGEIEQARDRSSVLYDHFQQQLWGAEHPFGRPVLGTPRGLAALELPHVEKFYRQRFVGGNAVLVICGDIDGPQAQSLVAEAFDELPAGPAQPPEALPETPRGSRGAQISRNTGRNYLLVGVPTGGLKHPDRSALKIIELALGMGASGHLYRRLRDELGLVYSVNAVSSVYEDAGYLAVQAVCAPEQATTVQDAIFDLWVEIIEAGIALDEIAAAQGNYAGKLARRFETNLSVAGIFGIEALLHEVEPFEAAIARINGVTRERVRQAAQAYLQEDRAVVVSLGPS